A region of Haloplanus sp. XH21 DNA encodes the following proteins:
- the trxA gene encoding thioredoxin, producing the protein MSESTAERSEPIHVEDADHLDELVAANDIVLVDYYADWCGPCKMLEPTVEEIAAETDAVVLKVDIDALQELAQDRGIRSVPTLEFYANGEQAERLIGVQDKADLVSIIDDLS; encoded by the coding sequence ATGAGCGAATCGACCGCGGAACGATCGGAGCCGATTCACGTCGAAGACGCCGACCACCTGGACGAACTCGTCGCGGCAAACGACATCGTCCTCGTCGACTACTACGCCGACTGGTGTGGCCCCTGCAAGATGCTGGAGCCGACGGTCGAGGAGATCGCGGCCGAAACCGACGCGGTCGTCCTGAAAGTCGACATCGACGCACTACAGGAACTCGCCCAGGACCGCGGCATCCGGAGCGTCCCGACCCTCGAGTTCTACGCGAACGGCGAGCAGGCCGAACGGCTCATCGGCGTCCAGGACAAGGCCGATCTGGTGTCGATAATCGACGACCTCTCCTGA
- a CDS encoding ribosome assembly factor SBDS, with protein MISLDEAVTARLESHGSRFEVLIDPDAALAIQRDEFDGDLEDVIAAEDVFENASRGDRPAEEDLEEVFGTTDPMEIIPEVVKRGEIQITAEQRREMQEQKRKQLINRIARNAVNPQMDDAPHPPERIERALEEAGFKIDPMERVETQVDDALDALRPVIPIRFAEVTVAVHVPPEYAGSAQSRIREFGDLDREEWQADGSWVGVLTFPAGMQNEFYDLVNEVTSGEAETRIVKDEDDLNVR; from the coding sequence ATGATATCGCTCGACGAGGCCGTCACCGCGCGCCTCGAATCCCACGGCTCACGGTTCGAGGTACTGATCGATCCCGACGCGGCGCTGGCGATCCAGCGCGACGAGTTCGACGGGGATCTGGAGGATGTCATCGCCGCGGAGGATGTCTTCGAGAACGCCTCGCGCGGCGACCGGCCCGCCGAGGAGGACCTCGAAGAGGTGTTCGGCACGACCGACCCGATGGAGATCATCCCGGAGGTCGTCAAACGCGGCGAGATACAGATCACCGCCGAGCAGCGCCGCGAGATGCAAGAACAGAAGCGCAAACAGTTGATCAACCGGATCGCGCGCAACGCCGTCAACCCGCAGATGGACGACGCGCCCCACCCGCCGGAACGCATCGAGCGCGCGCTCGAAGAGGCGGGGTTCAAGATCGACCCGATGGAGCGCGTCGAAACGCAGGTCGACGACGCGCTCGACGCGCTCCGGCCCGTCATTCCGATCCGCTTTGCCGAAGTGACCGTCGCGGTCCACGTCCCGCCGGAGTACGCCGGAAGCGCGCAGTCACGCATCCGCGAGTTCGGCGACCTCGACCGCGAGGAGTGGCAGGCCGACGGCTCCTGGGTCGGCGTCCTCACCTTCCCCGCAGGGATGCAAAACGAGTTCTACGACCTGGTGAACGAAGTGACGAGCGGCGAGGCCGAGACGCGGATCGTCAAAGACGAAGACGACCTCAACGTCCGCTAG
- a CDS encoding FUN14 domain-containing protein, which yields MDPFVLQLGIDPQQLGIEFGSGAVIGGIIGFAAKKVAKIIAIIVGLELALFKFLESREIISVDWAALSAGVLKTGESAADGPPGWVSSILSTLSVSAGFAGGFLLGFRRG from the coding sequence ATGGACCCGTTCGTCTTGCAACTGGGAATCGACCCCCAGCAACTCGGCATCGAGTTCGGGAGCGGGGCGGTGATCGGCGGCATCATCGGTTTCGCGGCCAAGAAGGTGGCCAAGATCATCGCCATCATCGTCGGCCTCGAGCTCGCGCTGTTCAAGTTCCTCGAATCGCGGGAGATCATCAGCGTCGACTGGGCGGCGCTGTCGGCGGGCGTGTTGAAAACCGGCGAGAGCGCAGCGGACGGGCCGCCCGGATGGGTGTCGAGCATCCTCTCGACGCTGTCGGTGTCGGCGGGGTTCGCCGGCGGATTCCTGCTCGGCTTCCGGCGCGGATAG
- the hflX gene encoding GTPase HflX produces the protein MQRTNASADGEHATTAVVAKRVDHGSVDLSEIKDLARAAGYDVVGELTQIRTEDAAYAFGEGKAEELAQLAVRTDADAVIVDNRLGPYQTYNIGGKLPEGTEVIDRFTLILDIFGQRAQTRKAQLQVELAELRYELPRAEAKTSLAKRDERPGFMGLGEYDESRERDIKNQIADIKRELDAIAEKEQDRREQRRESGFDLVALAGYTNAGKSTLMRRLAAELDIDENEDRHPDLATTAESEDRLFTTLGTTTRRADTGQRDVLLTDTVGFVSDLPHWLVESFESTLDSVYRADLVLLVVDASESVAEMREKLVTCHDTLYERNEAPIVTVLNKVDRVDDDELAEKREALSALAPNPVTVSGLTGERVDDLRDRIEQELPDWESERLVLPMTDDTMSLVSWVYDHANVEREEYDDDQVLLEFEARPSIIERARARAGDLATVESV, from the coding sequence GTGCAGAGAACGAACGCGTCCGCTGACGGGGAGCACGCGACGACCGCCGTCGTCGCCAAGCGGGTCGACCACGGATCGGTCGACCTGAGCGAGATCAAGGACCTCGCCCGTGCCGCGGGCTACGACGTCGTCGGAGAACTCACCCAGATCCGGACGGAAGACGCCGCCTACGCGTTCGGTGAGGGGAAAGCCGAGGAACTGGCACAGCTGGCGGTCCGGACGGACGCCGACGCGGTGATCGTCGACAACCGTCTCGGCCCGTACCAGACGTACAACATCGGTGGCAAACTTCCCGAGGGGACCGAGGTCATCGACCGATTCACGCTCATCCTCGACATCTTCGGTCAGCGGGCACAGACACGCAAGGCCCAGTTACAGGTCGAACTCGCGGAACTCAGATACGAACTCCCGCGCGCCGAGGCGAAAACCAGCCTCGCCAAACGCGACGAGCGCCCCGGCTTCATGGGTCTCGGCGAGTACGACGAGAGCCGCGAACGCGACATCAAAAACCAGATCGCGGACATCAAGCGCGAACTGGACGCCATCGCGGAGAAAGAGCAGGACCGCCGGGAGCAGCGCCGCGAATCCGGCTTCGACCTCGTCGCCCTCGCGGGCTACACCAACGCCGGCAAGTCGACGCTGATGCGCCGACTCGCCGCCGAACTCGATATCGACGAGAACGAGGACCGCCACCCCGACCTCGCCACCACCGCCGAGAGCGAGGACCGCCTCTTCACCACCCTTGGAACCACCACACGCCGTGCGGATACGGGGCAGCGTGATGTCCTCCTCACCGACACCGTCGGATTCGTTTCGGATCTGCCCCACTGGCTCGTGGAGTCCTTCGAGTCGACGCTCGACTCCGTCTACCGCGCGGATCTCGTCCTCCTCGTCGTCGACGCCAGCGAATCCGTCGCGGAGATGCGCGAGAAACTCGTCACCTGCCACGACACGCTGTACGAGCGCAACGAGGCGCCCATCGTCACCGTATTGAACAAGGTCGACCGCGTGGACGACGACGAACTCGCGGAGAAACGTGAGGCCCTCTCGGCGCTCGCGCCCAACCCCGTCACCGTCTCCGGACTGACCGGTGAACGCGTCGACGACCTCCGGGACCGCATCGAGCAGGAACTCCCCGACTGGGAGTCCGAACGGCTCGTCCTCCCCATGACTGACGACACCATGAGCCTCGTCTCCTGGGTGTACGACCACGCCAACGTCGAACGCGAGGAGTACGACGACGATCAGGTCCTCTTGGAGTTCGAGGCGCGACCGTCGATCATCGAGCGCGCCCGCGCTCGAGCGGGCGACCTCGCGACCGTCGAATCAGTTTAA
- the moaC gene encoding cyclic pyranopterin monophosphate synthase MoaC: MSDEETPQDDLTHTDESGNVQMVDVGDKPDTSRRAVARGEIHLQPSTIEAIRADEIGKGDVLATARIGAVQAVKHTWETIPMCHQIPITNVETSFDVGDDRVEVTVAVETTGKTGCEMEALEGVTTGLNVVWDMVKAAEKDEDGEYPATELTGVRVVEKTKRRLN; encoded by the coding sequence ATGTCTGACGAGGAGACACCGCAGGACGACCTCACCCACACCGACGAGTCCGGGAACGTCCAGATGGTGGACGTGGGCGACAAGCCCGACACGTCGCGCCGGGCGGTCGCGCGCGGCGAGATTCACCTCCAGCCGTCGACCATCGAGGCGATTCGCGCCGACGAAATCGGCAAGGGCGACGTGCTGGCGACGGCCCGCATCGGCGCCGTTCAGGCCGTGAAACACACCTGGGAGACGATCCCCATGTGCCACCAGATCCCCATCACGAACGTCGAGACATCGTTCGACGTGGGCGACGACCGCGTCGAGGTGACCGTCGCCGTCGAGACGACGGGGAAAACCGGCTGTGAGATGGAGGCGCTCGAAGGTGTGACGACGGGGCTGAACGTCGTCTGGGACATGGTGAAAGCGGCGGAGAAAGACGAAGACGGGGAGTACCCCGCGACCGAACTCACCGGCGTGCGGGTCGTCGAGAAGACGAAACGTCGGTTAAACTGA
- a CDS encoding NAD(P)H-hydrate dehydratase, with protein MITPDRMAAVDENAAALGVPRKQLMESSGNAVADAVREVAAPGATVALVCGRGNNGGDAFVAARFLDDHDVTVHLLGRPETIITDIARENWDALERAAIETRVVRDSRAFDLGDPDIVVDAMLGTGVTGALRDPERHAAQRINAHDAPVVAVDVPSGVDAATGEAAGVAVDADHVVTFHDAKPGLDALDAEVTVADIGIPETAELFVGPGDRRLLSRPADAHKGAFGEVLVVGGGPYTGAPALAGQAAMRAGADLVRVACPRSVAREVQAFEEGLIVRPFDGDRLTPDHLDHVRTLAADHDTVVFGPGLGDDDATLAAVREFLADYTGRVVVDADALAVVPDVDTDATLLCTPHAGELRAMGGPDVTGADWRERLEQVAAFAADTGHALLVKGPDDVVTDGERERVSRTGNPGMTVGGTGDVLAGAAGALLASLPPVDAGSLAAYANGLAGDRIVEDRGYGLLASDLLPELPAALWGGVDV; from the coding sequence ATGATCACGCCCGACCGGATGGCGGCCGTCGACGAGAACGCGGCCGCGCTCGGCGTCCCGCGCAAACAGTTGATGGAGTCGAGCGGTAACGCCGTCGCCGACGCGGTGCGCGAAGTCGCGGCTCCCGGCGCCACCGTCGCCCTCGTCTGTGGCCGCGGCAACAACGGCGGCGACGCCTTCGTCGCCGCCCGCTTTCTCGACGACCACGACGTGACCGTCCACCTGCTCGGCCGACCTGAGACCATCATCACCGACATCGCGCGGGAGAACTGGGACGCGCTGGAACGCGCCGCCATCGAGACGCGGGTCGTCCGCGACTCCCGGGCCTTCGACCTCGGCGACCCCGACATCGTCGTCGACGCAATGCTCGGAACGGGCGTGACGGGCGCGCTCCGCGACCCCGAACGCCACGCCGCCCAGCGCATCAACGCGCACGACGCGCCGGTGGTCGCCGTCGACGTGCCCTCGGGCGTCGACGCCGCCACCGGCGAGGCCGCGGGCGTCGCCGTCGACGCCGACCACGTCGTCACCTTCCACGACGCCAAACCCGGTCTCGACGCGCTGGACGCGGAGGTGACCGTCGCCGACATCGGCATCCCCGAGACGGCGGAGCTGTTCGTCGGCCCCGGCGACCGGCGCCTGCTCTCGCGGCCCGCCGACGCCCACAAGGGCGCGTTCGGCGAGGTGCTCGTCGTCGGCGGCGGCCCCTACACCGGCGCCCCCGCGCTCGCCGGCCAGGCCGCGATGCGCGCCGGCGCCGACCTGGTTCGCGTGGCCTGTCCCCGCAGCGTCGCCCGCGAGGTGCAGGCGTTCGAGGAGGGTCTCATCGTCCGCCCGTTCGACGGCGATCGACTCACACCCGACCACCTCGACCACGTTCGGACGCTGGCGGCCGATCACGACACCGTCGTCTTCGGCCCGGGCCTCGGCGACGACGACGCGACGCTCGCGGCCGTCCGCGAGTTCCTCGCCGACTACACGGGGCGGGTCGTCGTCGACGCCGACGCCCTCGCCGTCGTCCCCGACGTCGACACCGACGCGACGCTCCTGTGTACGCCCCACGCCGGCGAACTCCGGGCGATGGGCGGGCCCGACGTGACCGGCGCCGACTGGCGGGAGCGACTGGAACAGGTGGCCGCGTTCGCCGCCGACACCGGCCACGCGCTGCTGGTGAAAGGCCCGGACGACGTGGTGACCGACGGCGAGCGCGAGCGCGTGAGTCGCACCGGGAATCCGGGGATGACCGTCGGCGGAACCGGCGACGTCCTCGCGGGCGCCGCGGGGGCGTTGCTGGCGTCGCTTCCTCCCGTCGACGCCGGATCGCTCGCGGCCTACGCCAACGGCCTCGCCGGCGACCGCATCGTCGAGGACCGAGGCTACGGCCTGCTGGCGAGCGACCTCTTGCCTGAACTGCCCGCGGCCCTGTGGGGTGGTGTCGATGTCTGA
- a CDS encoding MFS transporter, with protein sequence MTRRLFGTLCGLVFCVNFGRVAFAPLLETFRTTFGAGTGALGLVTTLVWVGTAVPRIPVGYLVTRVARGRIVLGAGVLLTAASALTAVTTSLPLLQVGAFAIGVASGAYYASAVPLIGDLYPERVGQFVGIHGTAAQMAAVVAPTLAVALVATVSWRAVFWLLTAIGATLTLALLLVARQREGGVPHGADRDFRAALAHWRIILAAVALIGGAGFVWQGVFNFYVTYLVTAKGLAPGPAGTLLTVAFVAGLPAFWLGGSLADRLPRVPYILALGTGVAACVAVLTVVDSLLGLVAVSVALGLVVHGLFPALDAYVLGTIPDNRGSAYAVYGGLALFVQAMGSGTVGVLGEHYAFDAIFRGFAGGLFALVALLAGLYLAGIFQTPAE encoded by the coding sequence GTGACGCGACGGCTCTTCGGCACGCTCTGTGGCCTGGTGTTCTGTGTCAACTTCGGCCGCGTCGCGTTCGCGCCGTTGCTGGAGACGTTCCGCACCACCTTCGGCGCCGGCACGGGCGCACTCGGCCTCGTGACGACGCTCGTCTGGGTCGGCACGGCCGTCCCGCGGATTCCGGTCGGATATCTCGTCACGCGCGTCGCTCGCGGACGCATCGTCCTCGGCGCGGGCGTCCTCCTCACCGCGGCGTCGGCGCTGACCGCCGTGACGACGTCGCTCCCGCTCCTGCAGGTCGGCGCCTTCGCCATCGGCGTCGCCTCCGGTGCCTACTACGCGTCGGCCGTCCCGCTGATCGGCGATCTCTACCCCGAACGCGTGGGACAGTTCGTGGGCATCCACGGCACGGCGGCCCAGATGGCCGCCGTCGTCGCGCCGACGCTCGCGGTGGCGCTCGTCGCCACCGTCTCGTGGCGGGCGGTCTTCTGGCTCCTCACGGCGATCGGCGCGACGCTGACGCTCGCCCTCCTGCTCGTCGCCCGGCAGCGCGAAGGCGGCGTTCCCCACGGGGCCGACCGCGACTTTCGCGCGGCGCTCGCCCACTGGCGGATCATCCTCGCGGCCGTCGCGCTCATCGGCGGCGCTGGCTTCGTCTGGCAGGGTGTGTTCAACTTCTACGTCACGTATCTCGTGACGGCGAAGGGACTGGCTCCCGGCCCTGCGGGCACGCTGCTGACGGTCGCCTTCGTCGCCGGCCTGCCAGCGTTCTGGCTCGGCGGGAGCCTCGCCGACCGCCTGCCCCGCGTGCCATATATCCTCGCGCTCGGCACGGGCGTCGCCGCCTGCGTCGCGGTGCTGACGGTCGTCGACTCCCTCCTCGGCCTCGTCGCGGTGAGCGTCGCGCTCGGCCTCGTCGTCCACGGCCTCTTCCCCGCGCTCGACGCGTACGTCCTCGGGACGATCCCGGACAACCGTGGCAGCGCCTACGCCGTCTACGGCGGCCTCGCCCTGTTCGTGCAGGCAATGGGGAGCGGCACCGTCGGCGTGCTCGGCGAGCATTACGCGTTCGACGCCATCTTCCGCGGGTTCGCTGGCGGCCTCTTCGCGCTCGTGGCCCTCCTCGCCGGACTCTATCTCGCGGGCATTTTCCAGACGCCTGCGGAGTGA
- a CDS encoding ArsR/SmtB family transcription factor — protein sequence MPELFRSQSTGDAASEEGEVRVLSLTDDDAEQLIGSLSSETARSIVTALEARPATASELAESVSTSLQNVRHHLGNLEEAGLVDVADTRYSVKGREMTVYAATQDSLVVCVGADTEEFSTP from the coding sequence ATGCCAGAGCTGTTCCGATCCCAATCGACGGGGGACGCGGCGTCGGAGGAGGGTGAAGTCCGCGTCCTGTCCCTGACGGACGACGACGCCGAACAGCTCATCGGCTCGCTCTCGTCGGAGACGGCCCGTTCCATCGTGACCGCGCTGGAAGCGCGCCCCGCGACGGCCTCGGAACTCGCCGAGTCGGTTTCGACGTCCCTCCAGAACGTCCGTCACCACCTCGGCAACCTCGAAGAGGCGGGGCTGGTCGACGTGGCCGACACGCGCTACTCGGTGAAAGGCCGCGAGATGACGGTGTACGCCGCGACCCAGGATTCCCTCGTCGTCTGTGTCGGGGCCGACACGGAGGAGTTCTCGACGCCGTAG
- a CDS encoding DUF5658 family protein codes for MTAKPLDSTAINSRIEEYWDWITVALFLLLTVDLLTTLAAARLVGTGAESNPLMRWLLGRSLAVVVGAHLLVAVVVAVGFRLLVERLRRTPPPANRYFAALIEVWLGVLVAAGLLVFANNLAVIVLGESLL; via the coding sequence ATGACCGCCAAGCCGCTGGATTCGACGGCCATCAACTCCCGGATCGAGGAGTACTGGGACTGGATCACCGTCGCGCTCTTCCTCCTGCTGACCGTCGATCTACTCACGACGCTCGCGGCGGCCCGGCTGGTCGGCACCGGCGCCGAGAGCAACCCACTGATGCGGTGGCTCCTGGGACGGAGCCTCGCCGTCGTGGTCGGCGCACACCTGCTCGTCGCCGTCGTGGTCGCTGTCGGGTTTCGCCTGCTCGTCGAGCGCCTGCGGCGGACGCCCCCGCCGGCGAACCGCTATTTCGCCGCGCTGATCGAGGTGTGGCTCGGCGTCCTCGTCGCCGCCGGTCTCCTCGTGTTCGCCAACAACCTCGCGGTGATCGTTCTCGGCGAGAGTCTGCTGTAA
- a CDS encoding ATP-dependent DNA helicase: MGETWRAIFGHDEPYAEQADGIETAIETADRDGFAVIEGACGTGKTMLALTAGLDRVRDPDSSFERVVVLTSVKQQLRQFEADVRTINDNLPDDWRPLSALTLVGKADICPYSRERTGNIDETTVYDRCEGLRERTRNLTGSDGPTTAAALADEARRAQTGLLNTGSGGSAGADYLETAGETTPYLPDTAEFEDTEYCPFYAQYLEDLPEDGDPVEAVPFDVEDRGLLDTEELVGLAASHGTCPHSMLGALLPHMEVVIGNYYHAFDPRTTETFTGPLLDESTFVVCDEAHMLEPRVRDLVSDGVADTTLRNAESELTRVIQPLEFERGDGDSPADSDAAMVRGELEETDVSLAELKATRSFVRDLRKELDRQVTAYLDGERPAWRTALDDLPDDEIALRDPETPEPDAITEWANGEYGDDVWVRAETVGAVAARVLNELEEADRDRAAPTVGRVLGAWYRADHARYFREIDLSRTWDETEPADSWRRAYNARLSLHNCVPGDAIADRLADFGGGVLMSATLEPLDVFRTVTGLDELAENGRPVVERTYGLSFPAENRASFAVDAPTFTHENRGPPGSESDTRRVYVDAVAEVAGREGNVLVGMPNYAEAEWMAGRLADRLDSSVLLDESSDDGATEALKQEFFGADDSTLVTSLRGTLTEGVDYRGDRLHAAVVCGVPLVDTTRPRTQAVVTAYDRAFGADADGRGGRSGFETALTVPAVRKARQAVGRVIRGPDERGVRVLVDARYARDRWNGVREYLPDWEREEFQPVSPDMLSLGLDRFADGGR, from the coding sequence ATGGGGGAGACGTGGCGGGCGATTTTCGGCCACGACGAGCCGTACGCGGAGCAGGCCGATGGCATCGAGACGGCCATCGAGACGGCCGACCGCGACGGCTTCGCCGTCATCGAAGGCGCCTGCGGGACGGGCAAGACCATGCTCGCGCTGACCGCGGGTCTCGACCGAGTGCGCGATCCCGACTCGTCGTTCGAGCGGGTGGTGGTGCTCACGAGCGTCAAACAGCAACTGCGGCAGTTCGAGGCGGACGTGCGCACCATCAACGACAACCTGCCCGACGACTGGCGCCCTCTCTCGGCGCTGACGCTCGTCGGCAAGGCCGACATCTGCCCGTACAGCCGCGAGCGAACGGGTAACATCGACGAGACGACCGTCTACGACCGCTGTGAAGGGCTGCGCGAGCGGACGCGCAACCTGACGGGGAGCGACGGGCCGACGACGGCCGCCGCGCTGGCGGACGAGGCGCGCCGCGCCCAGACCGGTCTCCTGAACACTGGCTCCGGCGGGTCGGCGGGTGCCGACTACCTGGAGACGGCGGGCGAGACGACGCCGTATCTTCCGGACACCGCCGAGTTCGAGGACACCGAATACTGTCCGTTCTACGCCCAGTATCTGGAGGACCTGCCCGAGGACGGCGACCCCGTCGAGGCCGTCCCCTTCGACGTCGAGGACCGTGGCCTCCTCGACACCGAGGAACTGGTGGGTCTCGCGGCCAGCCACGGCACTTGCCCTCACTCGATGCTCGGGGCACTCCTGCCGCATATGGAGGTAGTCATCGGCAACTACTACCACGCCTTCGACCCGCGGACCACGGAGACGTTCACCGGGCCACTGCTCGACGAATCGACCTTCGTCGTCTGTGACGAGGCGCACATGCTCGAGCCGCGGGTGCGCGACTTGGTGAGCGACGGGGTGGCCGACACCACCCTCCGCAACGCCGAGTCGGAACTGACGCGGGTGATCCAACCGCTCGAATTCGAGCGCGGGGACGGGGATTCCCCGGCTGACTCGGACGCGGCGATGGTCCGCGGCGAACTCGAAGAGACCGACGTCTCGCTCGCGGAGCTGAAAGCGACGCGGTCGTTCGTGCGCGACCTGCGCAAGGAACTCGACCGGCAGGTGACGGCGTATCTCGACGGCGAGCGGCCGGCGTGGCGCACGGCGCTGGACGACCTCCCTGACGACGAGATCGCTCTGCGCGACCCCGAGACGCCGGAACCGGACGCCATCACGGAGTGGGCGAATGGGGAGTACGGCGACGACGTGTGGGTGCGCGCCGAGACGGTCGGCGCCGTGGCGGCGCGCGTCCTGAACGAACTGGAGGAGGCGGATCGCGACCGGGCGGCGCCGACGGTCGGTCGGGTGCTCGGGGCCTGGTATCGCGCGGATCACGCCCGCTACTTCCGCGAGATCGACCTCTCGCGGACGTGGGACGAGACGGAACCCGCCGACTCGTGGCGGCGGGCCTACAACGCCCGCCTGTCGCTACACAACTGCGTCCCTGGCGACGCCATCGCCGACCGCCTCGCCGACTTCGGCGGCGGCGTGTTGATGTCCGCGACGCTCGAACCGCTCGACGTGTTCCGGACGGTGACGGGGCTCGACGAGTTGGCTGAGAACGGCCGGCCGGTCGTCGAACGGACCTACGGCCTCTCCTTCCCGGCCGAGAACCGCGCGAGTTTCGCCGTCGACGCGCCGACGTTCACCCACGAGAACCGCGGCCCACCGGGGAGCGAGAGCGACACGCGACGGGTGTACGTCGACGCCGTGGCCGAGGTGGCCGGGCGCGAGGGCAACGTCCTCGTCGGGATGCCGAACTACGCCGAGGCGGAGTGGATGGCGGGTCGCCTCGCCGACCGCCTCGACTCGTCTGTCCTCCTCGACGAATCGAGCGATGACGGCGCGACCGAGGCGCTCAAACAGGAGTTCTTCGGCGCGGACGACAGCACGCTCGTCACCAGCCTTCGGGGGACGCTCACGGAGGGCGTCGACTACCGGGGGGACCGCCTCCACGCGGCGGTGGTGTGTGGCGTTCCGCTCGTCGACACGACCCGCCCGCGGACCCAGGCGGTCGTTACGGCGTACGACCGGGCGTTCGGGGCGGACGCGGACGGGCGTGGCGGCCGCAGCGGGTTCGAGACGGCGCTGACGGTGCCGGCGGTGCGGAAGGCGCGCCAGGCCGTCGGTCGGGTGATCCGCGGGCCCGACGAGCGCGGGGTTCGCGTCCTCGTCGACGCGCGCTACGCCCGTGACCGCTGGAACGGCGTCCGCGAGTATCTTCCCGACTGGGAGCGCGAGGAGTTCCAGCCGGTCAGCCCGGATATGCTCTCGCTCGGTCTCGACCGCTTCGCGGACGGCGGCCGCTGA
- a CDS encoding DUF7576 family protein: protein MIDPTSDIGEDVDESTAPTCHTCGKKIVQEPNHRVVSWIDEGEIDHLHFCDDECRASWSGKRPNQ from the coding sequence ATGATCGATCCCACCTCCGATATTGGGGAGGACGTTGACGAGAGCACTGCGCCGACGTGTCACACGTGTGGGAAGAAGATAGTACAGGAGCCGAACCACCGAGTCGTCTCCTGGATCGACGAGGGCGAAATCGACCATCTCCATTTCTGCGACGACGAGTGTCGGGCGTCCTGGAGCGGGAAGCGGCCGAACCAGTAG
- a CDS encoding CRTAC1 family protein has protein sequence MFEDCSGRFADNPDFRGYGATVTSGPEGPLVFVAGFGDANRVLRWRSGVVDTACGILADDGRHAIGVAAADMDADGREEVYVHNVAAFGGTSPEADLLLDPEGDRWHDRFADPANRGRANHRVGRSVAAIDRLGTGRYGVFVTGYGSPSRFYEMGDDGSITDLAGTVGLDVVTGGRSVAAGPILSDRTDLFLGAERGPNLLLRNVDGHFVDVAREYGVTDAAENARGAALVAPDGASEFDIVCGNWNGDNRLFARDGDRFRDVAPSALARPTRVRTVVPADFDNDGRQELFVNCLGAPNRLLTYDGEWTQTGVGAASEPEGMGTGAAVADIDGDGTLELLVVHGEAEAQPLSLYRAPNDADWLRVRPLTPAGAPARGARVTLRTTAGRQTRIIDPGSGYLCQMEPVAHFGLGDATPREAVVRWPDGRERTILDPSPRTTLDCPHPSG, from the coding sequence ATGTTCGAGGACTGCTCGGGGCGGTTCGCAGACAACCCCGACTTCCGGGGGTACGGGGCCACCGTCACGTCGGGACCCGAGGGTCCGCTCGTGTTCGTCGCGGGGTTCGGGGACGCCAACCGCGTCCTCCGGTGGCGGTCCGGCGTCGTCGATACGGCCTGTGGCATCCTCGCCGACGACGGTCGTCACGCCATCGGCGTCGCCGCCGCCGACATGGACGCCGACGGTCGCGAGGAGGTGTACGTCCACAACGTCGCCGCCTTCGGCGGCACCTCCCCCGAGGCGGACCTCCTCCTCGACCCCGAGGGCGACCGGTGGCACGACCGCTTTGCCGACCCCGCGAACCGCGGCCGCGCCAACCACCGGGTCGGCCGCTCCGTCGCGGCCATCGACCGCCTGGGCACGGGTCGCTACGGCGTGTTCGTCACCGGCTACGGCTCCCCCTCCCGGTTCTACGAGATGGGCGACGACGGTAGCATCACCGATCTCGCGGGGACGGTCGGGCTGGACGTGGTGACCGGCGGGCGGTCGGTCGCTGCCGGCCCTATCCTCTCGGACCGGACGGATCTGTTTCTCGGCGCCGAGCGAGGACCGAACCTGCTCTTGCGCAACGTCGACGGGCACTTCGTCGACGTGGCCCGGGAGTACGGCGTCACCGACGCGGCGGAGAACGCCCGCGGGGCCGCGCTCGTCGCCCCCGACGGCGCGAGCGAGTTCGACATCGTCTGTGGCAACTGGAACGGCGACAACCGCCTCTTCGCCCGCGACGGCGACCGGTTCCGCGACGTCGCCCCATCGGCGCTCGCCCGCCCGACCCGGGTTCGGACCGTCGTTCCCGCCGACTTCGACAACGACGGCCGGCAGGAACTGTTCGTGAACTGCCTCGGCGCGCCCAACCGCCTGCTCACCTACGACGGCGAGTGGACCCAGACCGGCGTCGGCGCGGCGAGCGAACCCGAGGGGATGGGCACCGGCGCCGCCGTCGCCGACATCGACGGCGACGGGACGCTCGAACTCCTCGTGGTCCACGGCGAGGCGGAGGCCCAGCCGCTCTCCCTGTATCGCGCGCCCAACGACGCCGACTGGCTCCGCGTGCGACCGCTCACGCCCGCCGGCGCGCCGGCCCGCGGCGCCCGAGTGACGCTCCGGACGACCGCGGGGCGCCAGACCCGTATCATCGACCCCGGGAGCGGCTATCTCTGCCAGATGGAACCCGTCGCTCACTTCGGCCTCGGCGACGCCACGCCCCGGGAGGCGGTCGTCCGCTGGCCCGACGGCCGCGAGCGGACGATTCTGGATCCGTCGCCGCGAACGACGCTCGACTGCCCCCACCCCAGCGGGTGA